The following are encoded in a window of Cydia strobilella chromosome 1, ilCydStro3.1, whole genome shotgun sequence genomic DNA:
- the LOC134742642 gene encoding aldehyde dehydrogenase X, mitochondrial-like: MVRVDVKYTKLFINNEWVDAVSKKTFPTINPQDESIITQVAEGDKADIDLAVAAAKNAFHRYSAWRTMDASQRGLLLLKLADLLESQARYLAELETLDCGKPVKQSEEEVYFSASVLRYYAGKADKILGNTIPADGDVLSLTLKEPVGVCAQIIPWNYPIPMLTWKIAPALAAGCTIIVKPAEQTPLTALAVAALTKEAGFPPGVVNVVPGYGPTAGAALTHHPDVDKVAFTGSTEVGRIILGAATVANLKRVTLELGGKSPLVVFNDADVEKAALIAHAAAFANGGQCCCAGTRTYVQSGVYDQFVQKAAEIAKRRSVGNPFDDVQQGPQIDKEMYTKVLGFIEAGKKGGAKCVAGGDKLGGKGYYIQPTVFADVKDDMKIAREEIFGPVQSIFKFKTFDEVVDRANDSNYGLGAGVITNDITTAMTFAKYVRAGSVWINIYDHVTSQTPFGGFKDSGLGREMGEDGISQYLETKTITMALPKIPQL; encoded by the exons ATGGTGAGAGTAGACGTCAAATACACGAAG TTGTTCATTAACAACGAGTGGGTAGACGCAGTCAGCAAAAAAACCTTCCCCACCATCAATCCCCAGGATGAGTCGATCATCACACAGGTCGCCGAAGGCGATAAG gctGACATAGACCTGGCTGTAGCTGCAGCAAAGAATGCATTCCACCGGTATTCGGCATGGCGTACCATGGACGCTTCGCAGCGCGGGCTGCTGCTCCTCAAGCTGGCTGATCTTCTTGAGTCCCAGGCCAGGTACTTGGCGGAACTGGAGACCCTTGACTGCGGCAAGCCCGTCAAGCAATCCGAAGAAGAAGTTTATTTCTCAGCCAGTGTTCTCAGATATTACGCAGGGAAAGCCGATAAAATACTGGGCAATACAATACCCGCAG ACGGTGATGTGTTATCACTCACGCTCAAAGAGCCTGTGGGCGTTTGTGCTCAGATTATTCCTTGGAACTATCCCATACCGATGCTGACGTGGAAAATTGCACCAGCATTGGCAGCGG GTTGCACAATCATTGTTAAGCCCGCCGAACAGACCCCGCTAACGGCTCTAGCCGTCGCTGCCCTCACCAAGGAGGCTGGGTTCCCTCCGGGAGTCGTGAACGTGGTTCCCGGCTACGGCCCGACGGCCGGCGCCGCGCTCACCCACCACCCGGACGTCGACAAAGTTGCCTTCACGGGCTCTACTGAG GTTGGCCGTATCATTTTGGGTGCAGCTACTGTGGCTAACTTGAAGCGAGTTACGCTCGAATTGGGCGGAAAGAGTCCTCTAGTAGTCTTTAATGATGCCGACG TGGAGAAAGCCGCACTAATCGCCCACGCCGCTGCCTTCGCCAACGGCGGCCAATGCTGCTGCGCCGGTACCAGGACCTACGTCCAGTCTGGAGTCTACGATCAGTTCGTCCAGAAGGCTGCCGAGATCGCTAAGCGCAGATCGGTTGGCAATCCATTTGATGATGTTCAGCAGGGCCCTCAG ATTGATAAAGAAATGTACACTAAAGTACTTGGATTTATCGAGGCAGGAAAGAAAGGAGGGGCGAAATGCGTGGCCGGTGGCGACAAGTTAGGAGGCAAGGGTTACTACATCCAACCCACTGTTTTCGCAGATGTGAAAGATGACATGAAGATTGCTAGAGAAGAA atcTTCGGCCCAGTGCAGAGCATCTTTAAATTCAAAACATTCGACGAAGTAGTGGACAGAGCCAACGATTCCAACTACGGTCTAGGCGCCGGAGTCATCACGAATGATATCACCACCGCAATGACGTTCGCTAAATATGTCAGGGCGGGTTCGGTTTG gatcaACATCTACGATCATGTTACGAGTCAAACTCCGTTTGGTGGTTTCAAGGATTCTGGCCTTGGGCGGGAAAT gggaGAAGACGGTATCAGCCAATATTTAGAAACGAAAACTATTACAATGGCTTTACCTAAAATCCCACAATTGTAA
- the LOC134742653 gene encoding aldehyde dehydrogenase X, mitochondrial-like, with the protein MSNVEIKYTKLFINNQWVDAVSKKTFPTINPQDESVIVKVAEGDKADIDIAVQAAKKAFHRYTEWRTLDASQRGRLLLKLADLMQRDVTYLSELETLDCGKPVKQAYGEIIWAAGIVRYYAGKADKILGNTIPADGEVLTFTLKEPVGVCGQILPWNYPIPMFIWKIAPALAAGCTVVVKPAEQTPLTALAMAALVKEAGFPSGVVNVVPGYGPTAGAALTHHPDVDKVAFTGSTEVGRIIMKAAAVTNLKRITLELGGKSPLVVFNDADVEKAADIAHRAAFANAGQCCVAGTRTYVQSGIYDKFVAKSAEIAKKRSVGNPYKDVQQGPQIDPEMFNKVMGYIEAGKKSARCVAGGNRHGNKGFFVEPTVFADVTDDMKISKEEIFGPVQSIHKFETFEEVVDRANNSNYGLGAGVITNDVNIALAFVRHVRAGSVWVNTYEHVTTQTPFGGFKESGIGREMGEDGILQYLESKTVTLSLPKKPLL; encoded by the exons ATGTCCAACGTCGAGATCAAATACACTAAG TTGTTCATCAACAACCAATGGGTGGATGCTGTTAGCAAGAAAACTTTTCCTACGATCAACCCTCAAGATGAGTCTGTCATAGTTAAAGTAGCTGAGGGAGATAAG gCTGACATAGACATCGCTGTCCAAGCCGCTAAGAAAGCGTTCCATCGCTATACAGAATGGCGCACCCTTGACGCCTCTCAAAGAGGTCGTCTCCTGCTCAAACTGGCTGACCTAATGCAAAGAGACGTTACATACTTAAGTGAACTGGAGACTTTGGACTGCGGAAAGCCAGTGAAGCAGGCTTATGGTGAAATTATTTGGGCTGCAGGTATCGTGAGGTACTACGCTGGCAAAGCTGACAAGATTCTCGGAAACACTATCCCTGCAG ACGGTGAAGTCCTGACATTCACTCTCAAGGAGCCCGTTGGCGTATGCGGACAAATTTTGCCATGGAACTACCCAATCCCCATGTTTATTTGGAAGATTGCACCTGCTTTAGCTGCCG GTTGCACCGTCGTAGTAAAGCCTGCTGAGCAGACTCCTCTTACGGCGTTAGCAATGGCAGCATTAGTAAAGGAAGCCGGCTTCCCGTCGGGAGTAGTGAACGTGGTCCCAGGATACGGGCCGACGGCCGGCGCTGCTCTGACCCACCACCCCGACGTCGACAAAGTTGCCTTTACTGGTTCTACAGAG GTTGGACGCATCATCATGAAAGCAGCAGCCGTGACGAATCTTAAGCGGATCACTTTGGAGCTCGGAGGCAAGAGTCCCCTGGTCGTCTTCAACGATGCAGATG TTGAGAAAGCAGCCGATATTGCCCACCGGGCAGCTTTTGCGAACGCTGGTCAATGCTGCGTAGCCGGTACTAGGACATACGTCCAATCGGGAATTTATGATAAATTTGTCGCCAAATCTGCTGAAATAGCGAAGAAAAGGAGCGTCGGTAACCCTTACAAAGATGTTCAACAGGGTCCTCAG ATTGACCCGGAAATGTTTAACAAAGTGATGGGATATATCGAAGCGGGCAAGAAGTCGGCGCGTTGTGTTGCCGGTGGAAACCGTCACGGTAACAAAGGCTTCTTCGTCGAGCCAACCGTGTTTGCAGATGTTACTGACGACATGAAGATTTCGAAGGAAGAG ATATTTGGTCCAGTTCAGAGCATTCACAAATTCGAGACTTTCGAGGAGGTGGTGGATCGGGCCAACAACTCCAACTACGGTCTAGGAGCCGGGGTGATCACCAACGACGTCAACATTGCCCTGGCATTCGTCCGCCACGTGCGAGCCGGCTCCGTGTG GGTCAACACTTACGAACACGTCACCACTCAAACACCGTTTGGCGGGTTCAAGGAATCCGGTATCGGGCGCGAGAT gGGAGAGGATGGTATTTTACAATACCTCGAAAGCAAGACTGTAACCCTGAGCCTTCCGAAAAAACCACTTCTATGA
- the LOC134742766 gene encoding lipase member H-A isoform X2: MERPWKQWIDVRHKDLLDVYGWKRSRKNVLIIHGFNGTHSKNPMSFLRDAYLSRKDYNVFMVDWSPLSRFPCYLSALSNLRLTAQCTAQLYSYITQAGAMAKMITCVGHSLGAHVCGMASEHLTKKQYKIIGLDPARPLASAYGSSQYRLTRHDAHVVQVIHTNAGFLGESGLIGHADFCVNGGRTQPGCQGHFMRIARCSHFMSSCYFAASVRQNRSIRLVGVPCDSNCPKDRGRWGIRFDRRAVRIGEATPDTCRGMYCVSIDHEEACPFD; the protein is encoded by the exons GGAACGGCCGTGGAAGCAATGGATCGACGTGCGCCACAAGGACCTCCTGGACGTGTACGGTTGGAAGCGGAGCAGGAAAAATGTGCTCATCATACACGGGTTCAACGGGACACATTccaagaatcccatgtcgtttTTACGTGATG CATACCTGTCCCGCAAAGACTACAACGTGTTCATGGTGGACTGGTCTCCGCTGAGCAGATTTCCATGCTACCTCTCGGCTCTGTCTAATCTCAG ATTAACAGCCCAGTGCACAGCACAGCTGTATTCATACATAACGCAAGCTGGCGCCATGGCCAAGATGATCACCTGCGTCGGCCACTCGCTGGGTGCCCACGTCTGTGGCATGGCCTCCGAACATCTCACCAAGAAGCAGTACAAGATTATTG GCTTAGATCCAGCGCGTCCGCTAGCATCCGCCTACGGCTCCAGCCAGTACCGTCTGACACGGCATGACGCGCACGTGGTGCAGGTGATCCATACGAACGCCGGCTTCTTGGGCGAGTCCGGCCTGATCGGCCACGCCGACTTCTGCGTCAACGGCGGCAGGACTCAGCCTGGCTGTCAGGGGCACTTTATGC GGATAGCCCGATGCAGCCATTTCATGAGTTCCTGCTATTTTGCGGCGAGTGTGCGACAGAACAGGAGCATCCGATTGGTGGGGGTGCCGTGCGACTCCAACTGCCCGAAGGATCGCGGCCGCTGGGGCATCCGCTTTGACAGGCGGGCCGTGCGAATAGGCGAAGCCACTCCGGATAC GTGTCGAGGCATGTACTGCGTCAGTATAGATCACGAAGAAGCTTGCCCATtcgattaa